In Deltaproteobacteria bacterium, a single genomic region encodes these proteins:
- a CDS encoding slipin family protein, with translation MKTIIIQESKRGIVRNDGRTVGILLPGRHWSWRWSARTTVEVVDARQIATASAPDLERVLTADLGQVLEVAEGTVALVRRDGLPLRVLDAGRWIVWHGEGEVAIAIASLEPLRTSVPSSFWAIAGSQRIVDLVVRPHECVLVYVDGALAESLGAGRHGLSTFQRKLDFVRIDLREQQLLISGQDLISADKATLRLTLLLKYAVVDPVATVQTVADLGEALYAEVQMAARAAIAGVTLDGLLERRVEVARDMTAAVTARIEAWGVALRRLEIKDVVLPGELRELMNRVIEAEKRAAAQVILRREEVAATRSLANTARLLENNPVLLRLKETEAMKEIADRIENLTVVLAPKDLQDVLRLGARE, from the coding sequence ATGAAGACGATCATCATCCAGGAGTCCAAGCGAGGGATCGTGCGAAACGACGGCCGCACCGTCGGCATCCTCCTGCCCGGTCGTCACTGGTCGTGGCGATGGTCGGCACGCACCACCGTCGAGGTGGTCGATGCCCGGCAGATCGCCACGGCGTCGGCGCCCGACCTCGAGCGGGTGCTGACCGCCGACCTCGGGCAGGTGCTCGAGGTCGCCGAGGGGACCGTCGCGCTGGTGCGGCGCGATGGTCTGCCGCTGCGGGTGCTCGACGCCGGGCGCTGGATCGTCTGGCACGGTGAGGGCGAGGTCGCGATCGCGATCGCGTCGCTCGAGCCGCTGCGCACGTCGGTGCCGTCGTCGTTCTGGGCGATCGCAGGGTCGCAGCGCATCGTCGATCTCGTGGTCCGGCCGCACGAATGCGTGCTGGTCTACGTCGACGGCGCCTTGGCCGAGTCCTTGGGGGCCGGCCGTCACGGGCTCTCGACCTTTCAGCGCAAGCTCGACTTCGTGCGGATCGATCTCCGCGAGCAGCAGCTGCTGATCTCGGGGCAGGACCTGATCTCGGCCGACAAGGCCACGCTGCGACTGACGCTGCTGCTCAAGTACGCGGTCGTGGATCCGGTCGCGACGGTGCAGACGGTCGCAGATCTCGGCGAGGCGCTCTACGCCGAGGTGCAGATGGCGGCCCGCGCCGCGATCGCAGGGGTCACCCTCGATGGCTTGCTCGAGCGGCGGGTGGAGGTCGCGCGGGACATGACCGCGGCCGTCACCGCGCGCATCGAGGCGTGGGGTGTCGCGCTGCGACGACTCGAGATCAAGGATGTGGTGCTGCCCGGTGAGCTGCGTGAGCTGATGAACCGGGTGATCGAGGCCGAGAAGCGGGCGGCGGCGCAGGTCATCCTGCGTCGCGAGGAGGTCGCAGCGACGCGGTCGCTGGCCAACACGGCCCGCCTGCTGGAGAACAACCCGGTGCTCCTGCGACTCAAGGAGACCGAGGCCATGAAGGAGATCGCGGACAGGATCGAGAACCTGACCGTGGTCCTCGCGCCGAAGGACCTGCAGGACGTCCTGCGACTCGGCGCACGCGAGTGA